The sequence CGCGGGCAGCGACATCGACGAAGTGAAACGGAAGCAGAAGATGTTCCTGACGCAGTTTCTCGGCGGCCCGCAGCTGTACTCCGAGGAGTTCGGGCATCCGATGATGCGATACAGACATCTCCCGTTCCCGATTACGACGTCGCACGCCGAAGCGTGGCTCGGCTGCATGGCCGCCGCGATGGACGAGGTCGGCCTCGAAGGCGCGGCGCGGGAATTTTTCTTCGGGCGGCTGACGCAGGTCGCCCATCATATGGTCAATACCGAAGACGGCTCCCTCGATCGATGAGGCGGGCCGTTTCCCATATTTCTTAGGGAATCCTTAAGATTGCTTAAGGTTGCGTAAGGGTCGAAGAAAACCGGAACCGAATGTTGTATAGTGATTGGGAAGAGAAAGGAGATTTAAACGCCTGTGAACTATCGCATCTTAATCGTGGACGACGACCGGGAAATCGCCGGATTGATTGAAATTTACTTGCGCAACGACGGATACGACACCGTGCTGGCGTACGACGGCGAGGAGGCGCTGCGCGCGCTCGAAGGGGACGAGCCGGTACACCTCGTCGTGCTCGACGTCATGATGCCGAAGATGGACGGTCTGACCGTATGCCGCCGCATTCGCGAGGAGAAGCATCTGCCCATTCTCATGGTCAGCGCGAAAGCCGAAGACATGGATAAGATTCTCGGGCTGATGACCGGGGCGGACGATTACATGGTGAAGCCGTTCAACCCGCTCGAGCTGAGCGCGCGCGTGAAGTCGCTGTTGCGGCGAGCGTACCGGATGCCGTCGGAGACGCCGGCCGCGGACGACGCGATCCGGATCGGGGCGCTGCGGATCGACAAGAACACGCATCGGGCCGAGGTCGACGGGAAGCCGCTGCATCTCACGTCGACGGAATTCGGCATCCTGCATCTGCTCGCGAGCAACCGCGGCCGGGTGTTCAGCGCGGAGGACATTTTCCAACAGGTATGGAAGGAAAAGTATTTCGATTCGAACAACACGGTCATGGTGCATATCAGTCATCTGCGCGACAAGCTCGAGCAGGAGACGGGAGATAAGATGATCGCGACCGTCTGGGGGGTCGGCTACAAAATTGACGGATAACATCGTACGCAGGCTCGTCTTCAAGTTCGTGCTCCAAGTGTTCCTCAGCGTGGTGTGGACCGGTCTGGCCACCGTCGCGACGGGCATCGTCGTCACCGCCGCGGCGGACGCGAACAATATCATCGGCTCCTTGTTGAGACTTCTGTTTAGGTTCTTGCCGATCGAGGGATGGGGCGTCTTGGCGCTAATCTTCTACTTCCTAACGTTCCTCACCCTGTACCAGTACCGCCGCTTCCGCTATTACGGGGAGATGATTCGCGCCGTTCGGCGCATCGCCGAAGGGCGGTTCGACGTCACCGTGCCCGTAAAGCAGAAGGACGACTTCGGCGTGCTGGCGGCCGACATGAATTCCTTGATCGCGCGTTTGAGCACGTCGATCGAGGAGGAGCGGCGCGCCGAGCAGACGAAGAACGAGCTCATCACGAACGTCTCCCACGATCTTCGGACGCCGCTGACGTCCATCCTGGGCTACCTCGGCCTGATCGACGACGACAAATACCGGGACGAGCTCGAGCTGCGGCACTACGTCCAGATCGCGAACGCGAAAGCGAAGCGGCTGCACGGGCTGATCGACGACCTGTTCGAGTATACGCGGATGCGTCATGGCGGCATGCCGCTTCGGAAGACGCGGTTCAATCTGACGGAGCTGCTCGGGCAGCTGCTCTCCCAGCATCGTCTCGGCTTGCAGCAGGCGGGCATGACCGCCTCGCTGTCGGCGCCGCAGACGGCGGTAGAGGTCGTCGGGGATCCGGATAAGCTCGTACGCGTGTTCGAAAATCTGCTGACCAATGCGATGCGGTACGGACGGGACGGGAAGCGCATCGACGTCGCGGTCCGAACGGGAGGCGGGGCCGCGGAGGTCGACGTCGCCAACTACGGCGAGCCGATTTCGGCCGCGGATTTGCCGTATATTTTCGAGCGGTTTTACCGCGCGGACAAATCCCGGACCGAGGCGGACGGCGCGCCGGGCTCGGGGCTCGGCCTTGCGATCGCCAAGGGCATCGTCGACCAGCACGGCGGCGCGATCGCCGCGTACAGCGACGCGAGAAGCACTGTCTTTCAAGTAAGATTGCCGTTGGGAGAGCATCCTCGGACATGAGTAAGCGCTGCGGAACGAACGTTCCGCGGCGTTTTTTTAATCCGTTCTTAAGAAAATCTTATGGTTTCGTTACTACGTTCTTAATCTTGCGCCTGTACAATGAATCTTAGAAAACGGATATGAGCGAGGTGAACGCAGGATGGCGATGGCGTTCGAAGAGAAGATTTTGCTGCTGAGACGGTACGAACAGCGCGTCTATTCGATTTGCCTGCATCTCGTCCGGGAGGAGAAGCTCGCGAGCGAAGCGGCCGAAGCGGCGCTCGTCGCCTTGTTCGGCGACCCGGCGTTCGCCGCCGGATCGGAAGGGGAGCGGTCCCGATCGGCGCGCGCCGCCGCCGTCCGCCACGCTCTGCTGCTTCATTCCAATGAGAGAGGGTTCGATTATGCACGCGCACACGGCTGAGAAACATCCGACGGTCGCTTTCTTGTTATCCCTGATTCCCGGGGTCGGCCATTTGTACTTGGGGAAATACGTCAGAACGCTGCTGTACGGCGGCGCCGCGGCCGCTCCGCTCGCGCTGCTCGCCTTGTTTACGCTGGTGGAAGGCTTCGCGATCGAGGCGTTCTCCCTTGCGGCGTTGGCGGTATTTTTCGTCTGGAGCGTCAATATGATCGATATGGCGA is a genomic window of Paenibacillus antri containing:
- a CDS encoding sensor histidine kinase, coding for MTDNIVRRLVFKFVLQVFLSVVWTGLATVATGIVVTAAADANNIIGSLLRLLFRFLPIEGWGVLALIFYFLTFLTLYQYRRFRYYGEMIRAVRRIAEGRFDVTVPVKQKDDFGVLAADMNSLIARLSTSIEEERRAEQTKNELITNVSHDLRTPLTSILGYLGLIDDDKYRDELELRHYVQIANAKAKRLHGLIDDLFEYTRMRHGGMPLRKTRFNLTELLGQLLSQHRLGLQQAGMTASLSAPQTAVEVVGDPDKLVRVFENLLTNAMRYGRDGKRIDVAVRTGGGAAEVDVANYGEPISAADLPYIFERFYRADKSRTEADGAPGSGLGLAIAKGIVDQHGGAIAAYSDARSTVFQVRLPLGEHPRT
- a CDS encoding response regulator transcription factor, translating into MNYRILIVDDDREIAGLIEIYLRNDGYDTVLAYDGEEALRALEGDEPVHLVVLDVMMPKMDGLTVCRRIREEKHLPILMVSAKAEDMDKILGLMTGADDYMVKPFNPLELSARVKSLLRRAYRMPSETPAADDAIRIGALRIDKNTHRAEVDGKPLHLTSTEFGILHLLASNRGRVFSAEDIFQQVWKEKYFDSNNTVMVHISHLRDKLEQETGDKMIATVWGVGYKIDG
- a CDS encoding globin domain-containing protein yields the protein METTIFEQLGGEAAIGKLVDAFYDRVVRDPKLSPLFAGSDIDEVKRKQKMFLTQFLGGPQLYSEEFGHPMMRYRHLPFPITTSHAEAWLGCMAAAMDEVGLEGAAREFFFGRLTQVAHHMVNTEDGSLDR